A single genomic interval of Apteryx mantelli isolate bAptMan1 chromosome 21, bAptMan1.hap1, whole genome shotgun sequence harbors:
- the C21H9orf78 gene encoding splicing factor C9orf78 homolog produces the protein MPATKSFRRRRAGSEEEEEDEQVAEEVRLKLEEAKEVQSLRKRPNGVSAAALLVGEKLQEETTLVDDPFKIKSGGMVDMKKLKERGKDKINEEEDLNLGTSFSAETNRRDEDADMMKYIETELKKRKGIVENEEQKVKLKNAEDSLYELPENIRVSSAKKTEEMLSNQMLSGIPEVDLGIDAKIKNIISTEEAKAKLLAEQQNKKKDSETSFVPTNMAVNYVQHNRFYHEELNAPVRRNKEEPKPRPLRVGDTERPEPERSPPNRKRPPNEKATDDYHYEKFKKMNRRY, from the exons ATGCCGGCCACCAAGTccttccgccgccgccgggcgggctccgaggaggaggaggaggacgagcagGTGGCCGAGGAGGTCAG gttaaAACTTGAGGAAGCCAAAGAAGTTCAGAGCCTCAGAAAACGACCCAATGGGGTGAG TGCTGCAGCTCTGCTTGTGggggagaagctgcaagaagaaacAACACTTGTG GATGACCCATTTAAGATAAAATCTGGTGGGATGGTGGACATGAAGAAGCTGAAAGAACGGGGCAAGGACAA GATTAATGAAGAGGAAGACCTAAACTTGGGAACTTCCTTCTCAGCTGAAACCAACAGGCGGgatgaagatgctgacat GATGAAGTACATTGAGACTGAGCTGAAGAAGAGGAAGGGGATTGTGGAGAATGAGGAACAGAAGGTGAAGCTTAAGAATGCCGAGGACTCTCTGTACGAGCTGCCAGAGAACATCCGCGTCTCCTCTGCCAAGAAAACTGAAGAGATGCTCTCCAACCAGATGCTGAGTGGCATTCCTGAAGTGGACCTGGGAATTGA tgcaaaaataaaaaacatcatCTCAACTGAAGAGGCCAAGGCCAAGCTGCTGGCAGAGcaacagaacaaaaagaaagacaGTGAAACTTCCTTTGTTCCCACAAACATGGCTGTCAACTATGTCCAGCACAACAGAT TTTATCATGAGGAGCTAAATGCACCAGTgagaaggaataaagaagaacCAAAGCCCCGTCCACTGAGAGTGGGGGATACAGAGAGGCCAGAACCTGAGC GGTCTCCTCCAAATCGCAAACGTCCACCCAATGAAAAAGCAACAGATGATTATCACTATGAGAAATTCAAGAAGATGAATAGGCGATACTGA